One window of Pyrus communis chromosome 12, drPyrComm1.1, whole genome shotgun sequence genomic DNA carries:
- the LOC137709963 gene encoding WAT1-related protein At5g47470-like has protein sequence MVEVLFRMKREVIEDVAIIVGLVAYFERHTWAKKISLKFMIQLVLIAFGGVTLFQTLFLKGIQFTSPAMAAAMPNLAPGFIFIIACTVRLERVKISCIYSKMKILGTILCVVGAITLSVMQTAASPTKTEAGPQVRASSPEFLFDKQKIIGRLYLLAAVFVLSSNTVLQATTLGDFPAPMSLCVITSLIGVFLTAAVQYVQDHKIETGWPPVSARQLIGFSLLGGAVSGACVSFNGWAMKKRGPVLVSMFSPIGTVFSVVLSVVTLGDAISVGRMMKGQQIPLGIFDFIEMVLEKSMDTGN, from the exons ATGGTGGAAGTATTGTTCAGGATGAAGAGAGAGGTGATTGAAGATGTTGCAATAATAGTGGGGTTGGTAGCTTATTTTGAAAG GCACACATGGGCGAAGAAAATCAGCTTGAAGTTCATGATACAGTTGGTTTTGATCGCCTTTGGAGG GGTAACTTTGTTCCAGACATTATTTCTAAAGGGGATCCAATTTACTTCACCAGCAATGGCAGCAGCCATGCCAAACCTTGCTCCTGGGTTTATTTTCATCATCGCCTGTACTGTTAG ATTGGAGAGAGTAAAAATTAGTTGCATATACAGCAAAATGAAGATTCTAGGCACAATTCTGTGTGTAGTAGGAGCTATCACACTGAGCGTAATGCAAACCGCCGCCAGTCCTACCAAAACAGAAGCAGGGCCCCAAGTTCGAGCTAGTTCTCCTGAATTTCTCTTTGATAAGCAAAAGATTATTGGTCGCTTGTATCTCCTTGCTGCTGTGTTTGTTTTGTCCAGCAATACTGTCTTGCAG GCTACAACCTTGGGTGATTTTCCTGCACCTATGTCCCTGTGCGTCATAACATCATTGATAGGAGTGTTTCTAACTGCAGCTGTACAATATGTTCAAGACCACAAAATAGAAACTGGCTGGCCACCTGTGAGTGCAAGACAATTAATTGGCTTCTCTCTACTG GGAGGTGCAGTGAGCGGAGCATGTGTGAGCTTCAACGGATGGGCAATGAAGAAAAGAGGGCCGGTTTTGGTTTCCATGTTTAGCCCTATTGGAACAGTCTTCTCAGTTGTTCTCTCAGTTGTAACATTGGGAGATGCCATTAGTGTTGGAAG AATGATGAAGGGGCAACAAATACCACTTGGAATATTTGACTTTATAGAGATGGTGCTTGAGAAGAGTATGGATACGGGCAACTGA